The Erpetoichthys calabaricus chromosome 13, fErpCal1.3, whole genome shotgun sequence genome has a window encoding:
- the LOC114663915 gene encoding tetranectin-like: protein MERRGACLLVCLLCVVPTATSQNATEKKDAANAEAIEELKKQMDDIWKELNLMKEQQALQTVCLKGLKIHSKCFLAGNHRKNYHAASEDCIAQGGTLSTPIKEEENNALLNYMFTTMGTEAQIWLGINDMANEGTWIDMTGTNIKYKNWETEITAQPDGDRAQNCVVLTGTSNGKWFDENCRAEKRFICEFNIV, encoded by the exons ATGGAGCGGAGAGGCGCCTGCCTGCTGGTCTGCCTGCTGTGCGTCGTGCCCACTGCCACTTCACAGAACGCCACAGAAAAGAAAG ATGCAGCAAACGCAGAAGCGATTGAGGAGCTCAAGAAGCAGATGGACGACATCTGGAAGGAGCTGAACCTGATGAAGGAGCAGCAGGCGCTGCAGACAG TTTGCCTGAAAGGATTAAAAATTCACAGCAAGTGCTTCCTGGCAGGCAACCACCGTAAAAATTACCACGCAGCCAGCGAGGACTGCATCGCCCAAGGAGGCACGCTGAGCACGCCAATCAAGGAGGAGGAGAACAACGCGCTCCTGAACTACATGTTCACCACCATGGGCACCGAAGCACAGATCTGGCTGGGCATCAACGATATGGCCAACGAGGGCACCTGGATCGACATGACTGGCACCAACATCAAGTACAAGAACTGGGAGACGGAGATCACGGCCCAGCCCGACGGAGACCGGGCTCAAAACTGTGTGGTGCTCACCGGCACCTCCAACGGCAAGTGGTTTGACGAGAACTGCCGTGCCGAGAAGCGGTTCATCTGCGAGTTCAACATCGTCTGA